A window of the Dunckerocampus dactyliophorus isolate RoL2022-P2 chromosome 19, RoL_Ddac_1.1, whole genome shotgun sequence genome harbors these coding sequences:
- the glrx5 gene encoding glutaredoxin-related protein 5, mitochondrial has protein sequence MNSLIRYTARCMRSGAAYSLPGHAEGRVWTASSRLLCTAAGLHKDLDGVVKKDKVVVFMKGTPAQPMCGFSNAVVQILRMHGVDDYAAYNVLADEDLREGVKAFSNWPTIPQVYFNGEFVGGCDILLQMHQNGDLVEELKKLGIQSALLDAEKDSK, from the exons ATGAATAGCTTAATAAGATATACTGCTCGGTGTATGCGGTCCGGGGCGGCGTACTCCCTACCGGGACACGCCGAAGGACGCGTGTGGACGGCGTCAAGCCGGCTTCTGTGCACGGCGGCGGGCCTCCATAAAGACCTTGATGGGGTGGTGAAGAAGGACAAGGTGGTTGTCTTCATGAAGGGGACACCGGCGCAGCCCATGTGTGGCTTCAGCAACGCCGTGGTCCAAATCCTCCGGATGCACGGCGTGGACGACTACGCTGCGTACAACGTCTTAGCAGACGAGGACCTCCGGGAAG GAGTCAAAGCCTTCTCCAATTGGCCGACGATTCCTCAGGTGTACTTCAACGGCGAGTTCGTGGGAGGCTGCGACATCCTCCTTCAGATGCACCAGAATGGCGATCTagtggaggagttgaagaaGCTGGGCATCCAGTCTGCACTACTAGACGCAGAAAAAGACTCAAAGTAg
- the prkrip1 gene encoding PRKR-interacting protein 1 homolog, with protein sequence MAANAEKNNNKPAKQGGKGGQPLVIAKTLAEEQRLKLERLMRNPDKLAPIPDRQKEWTPRAPPEFVRDVMGSSAGAGSGEFHVYRHLRRREYQRQDFLDKMSAKQKKEQAYLDKVEQNKLDAAERTAKRRKKREKLKQKKLMAKKAKQDSKADEEAESSSSHSEEEKEQEEEKEADDDAEVPSFIMGKK encoded by the coding sequence ATGGCGGCGAACGCagagaagaacaacaacaaacctGCAAAACAAGGAGGAAAAGGGGGGCAACCGTTGGTAATTGCTAAAACTCTTGCCGAAGAACAACGCCTGAAGTTGGAAAGGTTAATGCGGAACCCCGACAAACTTGCCCCCATCCCCGACCGACAGAAAGAATGGACCCCTCGAGCTCCCCCGGAGTTCGTCCGGGACGTGATGGGCTCCAGCGCCGGTGCGGGCAGTGGCGAGTTCCACGTTTACCGTCATCTCCGAAGGCGGGAATACCAAAGGCAAGACTTTCTGGACAAAATGTCCGCCAAGCAAAAGAAAGAGCAAGCCTATTTGGATAAAGTAGAGCAAAACAAGCTGGACGCCGCGGAGAGGACGGCGAAGCGCAGGAAGAAGCGGGAAAAACTGAAGCAAAAGAAGCTCATGGCAAAGAAAGCCAAACAAGACTCGAAAGCTGATGAAGAAGCGGAGAGCAGCTCGTCTCACAGTGAGGAAgagaaggagcaggaagaagagaaAGAGGCTGATGATGACGCCGAGGTCCCAAGCTTCATCATGGGGAAGAAATGA